The Hymenobacter sp. 5317J-9 genome has a window encoding:
- a CDS encoding sialidase family protein, producing MRNPILLLALGLLAHGASAQTQPWKQGIVTDEFIFEKAPFPESHAATIAETPKGLVAAWFGGTKERNPDVGIWVSRQENGRWTAPVEVANGIQNETLRYPTWNPVLYQAPGGELLLFYKIGPKPSEWKGWLRTSKDNGLTWSAAQALPEGYIGPVKNKPVLLKNGTLLSPTSTEGSGGWLVHFEATQDFGKTWTQTAPVPNGATQGAIQPSILTYKDGRLQALCRSRDRAILETWSTDQGKTWSPLAKTTLPNNNSGTDAVTLKDGRQLLVYNHVLPPGTLAKGPRTPLNVAVSKDGKEWYAVAILEDSPISQYSYPSVIQTKDGLVHFVYTWRRQRIKHAVLDPKKMKLVKIENGVWPAMKGYTAPVGEAEITKD from the coding sequence ATGAGAAACCCCATTTTGCTACTGGCCCTCGGGCTGCTTGCGCACGGCGCATCGGCCCAAACGCAGCCGTGGAAACAGGGCATCGTCACCGACGAATTTATCTTCGAAAAAGCGCCCTTCCCCGAGAGCCACGCCGCCACCATCGCCGAGACGCCCAAGGGCCTCGTGGCCGCTTGGTTTGGCGGCACCAAGGAGCGCAACCCCGACGTGGGCATCTGGGTGAGCCGCCAGGAAAACGGCCGCTGGACCGCCCCCGTGGAGGTGGCCAACGGCATCCAAAACGAAACCCTGCGCTACCCTACCTGGAACCCGGTGCTCTACCAGGCGCCCGGCGGCGAGCTGCTGCTGTTCTATAAAATTGGTCCGAAACCCTCGGAGTGGAAGGGCTGGCTGCGCACCTCCAAAGACAACGGTCTGACGTGGTCGGCGGCCCAGGCGCTGCCGGAAGGCTACATCGGGCCGGTGAAAAACAAGCCCGTGCTGCTCAAAAACGGCACCTTGCTTTCGCCCACCAGCACCGAGGGCAGCGGCGGCTGGCTGGTGCATTTTGAGGCCACGCAGGACTTCGGCAAGACCTGGACCCAGACCGCGCCCGTGCCCAACGGCGCGACCCAGGGTGCCATTCAGCCCAGCATCCTCACCTATAAGGACGGCCGCCTGCAAGCCCTCTGCCGCAGCCGCGACCGCGCCATTCTCGAAACGTGGTCGACGGACCAGGGCAAAACCTGGTCACCCCTCGCCAAAACCACCCTGCCCAACAACAACTCCGGCACCGACGCCGTGACCCTGAAAGACGGCCGCCAACTGCTGGTCTACAACCACGTGCTACCCCCCGGCACCCTCGCCAAAGGCCCCCGCACCCCACTCAACGTGGCCGTGTCGAAAGACGGGAAAGAGTGGTACGCGGTGGCCATTTTGGAAGACTCGCCCATCAGCCAGTACTCCTACCCGTCGGTGATTCAGACCAAGGACGGCCTGGTGCATTTCGTGTACACCTGGCGGCGCCAGCGCATCAAGCACGCCGTGCTCGACCCTAAAAAGATGAAGCTGGTGAAGATTGAAAACGGCGTGTGGCCGGCGATGAAGGGGTACACCGCGCCGGTGGGTGAGGCGGAGATTACGAAAGATTGA
- a CDS encoding glycoside hydrolase family 88 protein: protein MLASVPAAHAQTPTPTTAQIPNTAKWSERMALSVLKRSPWLQDPNLGDSWGYTQGLLMHSLEALEHQNHDSRLRTALQQYGDKMVDAQGEIHNKDYKPLDNSLDNINSGKLLFQLYTDTKQEKYKIALQKLHAELQQQPKTSDGGYWHKKKYPSQMWLDGAYMASPFVAQYAAFFKEPAGFDEAAKQLLLLEKHLRDPKTGLLYHGWDEKHVQAWANPQTGQSPNFWGRAIGWYGMALVDVLDYLPAKHPDRPKLVQVLDQLAVAIQKYQDPASGLWYQVVDKGGQPGNYLEASASCMFVYTLAKGVNKGYLNKKYRPVAQKGFDGITSKLIEVKPDGELNLLQVCEVAGLGPGTERNGSYEYYVGERIKINDLKGVGPFILASLELNK, encoded by the coding sequence TTGCTTGCCAGCGTCCCAGCCGCTCACGCCCAAACCCCAACGCCCACCACCGCACAAATCCCCAACACTGCCAAGTGGTCGGAACGCATGGCGCTGTCGGTGCTCAAGCGGAGCCCGTGGCTGCAAGACCCCAACCTAGGTGATTCTTGGGGCTACACCCAGGGGCTGCTGATGCATTCGCTGGAAGCCTTGGAGCACCAGAACCACGACTCGCGTCTGCGCACCGCCTTGCAGCAGTACGGCGACAAAATGGTGGATGCCCAGGGCGAGATTCACAACAAGGACTACAAGCCGCTGGACAACAGCCTCGACAACATCAACTCGGGCAAGCTCCTGTTCCAGCTCTACACCGATACCAAGCAGGAGAAGTATAAAATTGCCCTGCAAAAGCTGCACGCCGAGCTTCAGCAACAGCCCAAAACCAGCGACGGTGGCTACTGGCACAAGAAGAAATACCCCAGCCAGATGTGGCTCGATGGCGCCTACATGGCCAGCCCGTTCGTGGCCCAATACGCGGCTTTCTTCAAGGAGCCGGCCGGGTTCGATGAGGCCGCCAAGCAGCTGCTCTTGCTCGAAAAACACCTGCGCGACCCCAAAACCGGCCTGCTCTACCACGGCTGGGACGAGAAGCACGTGCAAGCCTGGGCCAACCCACAAACTGGCCAGTCGCCCAACTTCTGGGGCCGCGCCATCGGCTGGTACGGCATGGCGCTGGTCGATGTGCTCGACTACCTCCCCGCCAAGCACCCCGACCGCCCCAAACTGGTGCAGGTGCTCGACCAACTGGCTGTTGCCATCCAGAAATACCAGGACCCCGCCAGCGGCCTCTGGTACCAGGTGGTGGACAAGGGCGGCCAACCCGGCAACTACCTGGAGGCCTCGGCCTCGTGCATGTTCGTGTACACGCTGGCCAAGGGCGTGAACAAGGGCTACCTCAACAAAAAGTACCGCCCGGTGGCCCAAAAAGGCTTCGACGGCATTACATCTAAGCTCATCGAAGTAAAGCCCGACGGCGAGCTCAACCTGCTGCAAGTGTGCGAAGTAGCTGGCCTGGGTCCCGGCACCGAGCGCAACGGCTCCTATGAATACTACGTGGGCGAGCGCATCAAAATTAATGATTTGAAGGGGGTAGGGCCGTTCATCCTGGCCAGCCTCGAACTCAATAAATAG
- a CDS encoding alpha-L-rhamnosidase → MALGAAPPAAVQLQRLRCELLTNPEGIDATAPRLSWELRSAARGLTQTAYQVLVASTPEKLAADEGDLWNSGKVASGQSVHVAYAGAPLRSRARCYWKVRTWTDQGETAWSPPARWSMGLLNYLDWKGRWIGLDRAFPWDDESTHARLSARYFRKEFKADKPVTQATASIIGLGLYELYLNGQRVGDQVLAPGPTDYTQGVKYNTFDVTALLRPGANALGTVLGNGRFYAMRQHYKPYKIKTFGYPKLLMQLDVTYADGSHEVIKTDETWQATADGPIRANNEYDGEEYDATKEMPGWATAGFDAKKWLKAELVQEPGGAFEAQMNENMKVMETLKPVALKPLAGGKFVLDMGQNMAGWLRMRATGPRGQKITLRFAETLQKTGELYVANLRDARVTDVYTLRGGTRETWEPTFVYHGFRYVEISGYPGTPTLADFDGRVVYDDLATTGEFTTSNATINQVYKNAYWGIRSNYKGMPIDCPQRNERQPWLGDRTTGAYGESFVFDNSRLYAKWLDDIAQAQKADGSIPDVAPAFWRYYGDNVTWPGTYLTIADMLYSQYGDAQPIAKHYDSMRRWLAYMRANYMTDNNIFTKDKYGDWCVPPESEKLIHSQDPARNTSGEVIATSTYYHLLTLMQRFATVLGKPADAQEYAALGAKIKDAFNQKFLNAQNQQYANNTVTANLLPLAYGMTPDAERGKVFQNIADKILVENKGHISTGVIGTQWLMRGLTAEGRPDIAYRLATNRDYPSWGYMAANGATTIWELWNGNTADPAMNSQNHVMLLGDLIIWDYENLAGIKSVAPGFQELEMKPALIDELTSVQASYQSVRGLVRSSWTRDAKRFTWNITVPGNSKALVYVPAKDAKDVTEGGKKASGAAGVKFLRMEGGRAVFEVGSGEYAFVAKL, encoded by the coding sequence ATGGCATTGGGGGCCGCGCCGCCCGCCGCTGTGCAGCTTCAGCGGCTGCGCTGCGAGCTGCTGACCAACCCCGAAGGCATCGACGCCACTGCCCCGCGCCTGAGCTGGGAGCTGCGCAGTGCCGCGCGCGGCCTCACCCAAACCGCCTACCAGGTGCTGGTGGCCTCGACCCCCGAGAAGCTGGCCGCTGACGAAGGCGACCTCTGGAACTCGGGCAAGGTGGCGTCGGGCCAATCGGTGCACGTGGCCTACGCCGGGGCGCCGCTCCGCAGCCGCGCCCGCTGCTACTGGAAGGTGCGCACCTGGACCGACCAGGGCGAAACCGCCTGGAGTCCGCCCGCCCGCTGGAGCATGGGCCTGCTCAACTACCTCGACTGGAAAGGCCGCTGGATTGGCCTGGACCGCGCCTTTCCCTGGGACGATGAATCGACCCACGCCCGGCTGTCGGCCCGCTATTTTCGCAAGGAGTTCAAGGCCGACAAGCCCGTGACGCAGGCCACCGCGTCCATCATCGGGCTGGGGCTGTACGAGCTGTACCTCAACGGCCAGCGCGTGGGCGACCAGGTGCTGGCGCCCGGCCCCACCGACTACACCCAGGGCGTGAAGTACAACACCTTCGACGTGACCGCGCTGCTGCGGCCCGGCGCCAACGCCCTCGGCACGGTGCTCGGCAACGGCCGCTTCTACGCCATGCGGCAGCACTACAAGCCCTACAAAATCAAGACCTTCGGCTACCCCAAGCTGCTGATGCAGCTCGACGTGACCTACGCCGATGGCAGCCACGAAGTTATCAAAACCGACGAAACCTGGCAGGCCACCGCCGACGGTCCCATCCGGGCCAACAACGAGTACGACGGCGAAGAATACGACGCCACCAAGGAAATGCCGGGCTGGGCCACCGCCGGCTTCGACGCCAAAAAGTGGCTCAAAGCCGAGCTGGTGCAGGAGCCCGGCGGCGCCTTCGAAGCCCAGATGAACGAGAACATGAAGGTGATGGAAACCCTGAAACCGGTGGCCCTCAAGCCGCTGGCGGGCGGCAAATTCGTCCTCGATATGGGCCAGAACATGGCGGGCTGGCTGCGGATGCGCGCCACCGGACCCAGGGGCCAGAAAATCACGCTGCGCTTTGCCGAGACGCTGCAAAAAACCGGCGAGCTGTACGTGGCCAACCTGCGCGATGCCCGCGTGACCGACGTGTACACGCTGCGCGGCGGCACCCGCGAAACCTGGGAGCCCACGTTTGTGTACCACGGCTTCCGCTACGTCGAAATCAGCGGCTACCCCGGCACGCCCACGCTGGCCGATTTTGACGGCCGCGTGGTGTACGACGACCTGGCGACGACGGGCGAGTTTACGACATCCAACGCCACCATTAACCAAGTGTATAAGAATGCCTACTGGGGCATTCGGAGCAACTACAAGGGCATGCCCATCGACTGCCCGCAGCGCAACGAGCGGCAGCCCTGGCTCGGCGACCGCACCACCGGCGCGTATGGCGAGAGCTTCGTGTTTGACAACTCGCGGCTGTACGCGAAGTGGCTCGACGACATTGCCCAGGCCCAAAAAGCCGACGGCAGCATCCCCGACGTGGCCCCCGCTTTCTGGCGTTACTACGGCGACAACGTGACCTGGCCCGGTACCTACCTCACCATCGCCGACATGCTGTACTCGCAGTACGGCGACGCCCAGCCCATCGCCAAGCACTACGACTCGATGCGTCGCTGGCTCGCCTACATGCGCGCCAACTACATGACGGACAATAATATCTTCACCAAGGACAAGTACGGCGACTGGTGCGTGCCGCCCGAGTCGGAGAAGCTCATCCACTCGCAAGACCCCGCCCGCAACACCAGCGGCGAGGTCATTGCCACCAGCACCTACTACCACCTGCTGACGCTGATGCAGCGCTTCGCCACCGTGCTCGGCAAGCCCGCCGATGCGCAGGAATACGCCGCCCTAGGTGCCAAAATCAAGGACGCGTTCAACCAGAAGTTCCTGAACGCCCAAAACCAGCAGTACGCTAACAACACCGTGACGGCCAACCTGCTACCCCTGGCCTACGGCATGACGCCGGACGCCGAGCGCGGCAAGGTGTTCCAGAATATTGCCGATAAAATATTGGTCGAAAACAAGGGCCACATCAGTACCGGCGTCATTGGCACGCAGTGGCTCATGCGGGGCCTCACCGCTGAGGGCCGGCCCGACATTGCCTACCGCCTGGCCACCAACCGCGACTACCCGAGCTGGGGCTACATGGCCGCCAACGGTGCCACCACCATCTGGGAGCTCTGGAACGGCAACACCGCCGACCCCGCCATGAACTCCCAAAACCACGTGATGCTGCTCGGCGATTTAATCATCTGGGATTATGAGAACTTGGCAGGCATCAAGTCGGTCGCACCTGGTTTTCAAGAGTTGGAAATGAAACCCGCGCTAATTGATGAGCTAACGTCGGTGCAGGCTTCTTATCAATCGGTGCGTGGGCTGGTGCGCAGTAGCTGGACGCGAGATGCGAAGCGCTTTACCTGGAACATCACGGTGCCGGGCAATTCTAAGGCGCTGGTGTACGTGCCGGCGAAGGATGCGAAGGACGTGACGGAAGGCGGCAAAAAGGCTTCTGGGGCGGCTGGGGTGAAGTTTTTGCGGATGGAAGGCGGTAGGGCGGTGTTTGAGGTTGGGTCGGGGGAGTATGCGTTTGTGGCGAAGCTGTGA
- a CDS encoding acetylxylan esterase, protein MSRFFRLLLGSLFLTTAAQAQNSDDQYREPLQQVLEEIQQRYGVKIRPDAAMVKDKYVTYAEWRFRPDVDETLRSVLAPFDYQAAKTGDKTYKIKTFQYHLKTPDEGAAQLAQLASQYHDAATWEKRKAELRSCMWSALRLSPMPAKPNSKPIITNKRQFDGYTVENVAIETLPGYYMTGSLYKPAKAKGKIPIIISPDGHFGDGRYRADAQLRCATLARMGAMVYSYDLFAWGESLLQFKGEDHRRSLAMTVQALNGERALDYLLSLKDADKTRVAITGGSGGGSQTMLLTALDDRIKVSVPVVMLSTYHSGGCPCESGQPVHLCGNGTNNAEIAAMAAPRPQLAITDGGDWTAQTPEVAYPYLQKIYGYYGQSSFVQNVHLPKEVHDYGPSKRQAMYEFMAKNLSLNLAAAEDKTGKLDESKVTVEKEEAQRVFGPKGEGLPANALHSFEDLQAVFAKAVAP, encoded by the coding sequence ATGTCCAGATTCTTCCGCCTGCTCTTAGGTTCGCTTTTCCTCACCACCGCTGCCCAGGCGCAGAACTCCGACGACCAGTACCGCGAGCCCTTGCAGCAGGTGCTGGAGGAGATTCAGCAGCGCTACGGGGTGAAAATCCGGCCCGACGCGGCGATGGTGAAGGACAAGTACGTGACTTACGCCGAATGGCGCTTTCGCCCTGACGTGGACGAGACCCTGCGCAGCGTGCTGGCCCCGTTCGATTACCAGGCGGCGAAAACCGGCGATAAAACCTATAAAATCAAGACCTTCCAGTACCACCTCAAAACGCCCGACGAAGGGGCGGCGCAACTGGCGCAACTGGCCAGCCAGTACCACGACGCGGCCACCTGGGAAAAGCGCAAAGCCGAGCTACGTAGTTGCATGTGGTCGGCGTTGCGGCTGTCGCCGATGCCAGCTAAGCCAAACAGCAAGCCTATTATCACCAACAAACGTCAATTCGACGGCTATACCGTGGAGAACGTGGCCATTGAAACGCTGCCGGGCTATTACATGACGGGCTCGCTCTACAAGCCCGCTAAGGCCAAGGGCAAAATCCCCATCATCATCAGCCCCGACGGGCATTTTGGCGACGGGCGCTACCGGGCCGATGCGCAATTGCGCTGCGCCACGCTGGCTCGTATGGGGGCGATGGTGTATAGCTACGACCTGTTTGCCTGGGGCGAGTCGCTGCTGCAATTCAAGGGCGAGGACCACCGCCGTAGTCTTGCTATGACGGTGCAGGCCCTGAACGGCGAGCGGGCGCTGGACTACCTGCTGTCGCTGAAAGACGCTGACAAAACCCGCGTGGCCATCACGGGCGGCTCGGGCGGTGGCAGCCAAACCATGCTGCTCACCGCCTTGGATGACAGAATCAAAGTGAGCGTGCCGGTGGTGATGCTTTCGACCTACCACAGCGGCGGTTGCCCTTGCGAAAGCGGCCAGCCCGTGCACCTCTGCGGCAACGGCACCAACAACGCCGAAATTGCCGCCATGGCCGCCCCCCGTCCTCAGCTCGCCATCACCGACGGCGGCGACTGGACCGCCCAGACACCCGAAGTCGCCTATCCCTATTTGCAAAAAATCTACGGCTACTACGGCCAATCCAGCTTCGTGCAAAACGTGCATCTGCCTAAGGAAGTCCACGACTACGGCCCATCCAAGCGGCAGGCGATGTACGAGTTTATGGCCAAAAACTTGAGCCTGAACCTGGCCGCAGCCGAGGATAAAACGGGTAAGCTGGATGAGTCGAAAGTGACAGTTGAGAAGGAGGAGGCGCAACGCGTTTTCGGGCCGAAAGGGGAGGGTCTGCCGGCAAATGCGTTGCACAGCTTCGAGGATTTGCAGGCAGTTTTCGCGAAGGCAGTGGCACCGTGA